GTGCAGGCACGATATGGCGAATTGCTCGCGGCCCGGCCGCCGCGGCCCATGACATTCACTATCTTTTTTCTTTTTGATTCGGCCACCGAATTGGCCCCGGAGTCGTCCGCCACGGTTAAGAAACTGAAGGCCGTGCTGGCGACCTGGCCCGCGCCTCAGCTCGTGGTGGTCGGTCACACCGATCTGGCCGGCTCGCAGGAATTCAATGACCGGCTGTCCATGCAACGCGCGCAGACCGTCGCAACGTTCCTGATCAAGCAAGGCATTCCTCCGCAACAGATAGAGACCGCGGCCCGCGGCAAGCGCGAGCCATTGGTGCCCACGGCAGATGGTGTTCCTCATCGCATGAACCGGCGCGCAGTCATCACCATCCAATGACCTGCGCCAGTCGTCGGCGCTGAACGGCCTTTCCGTCGATGAAACGCTATTTCGACCCATGGCTTGCGCGGATCAGGCATCTGCTGAAGACGGCCCAGGGACGTCCGGTGGCGCTGGCGCTGTTGTTCGGCCTGAGCCTGCTCAATCTGACCAGCGAATGGCCGAGCGACATACCGCGTCCCGCTTTCGTCGACACGCTCGACGCGGCGCTGCCGGATTCCTTCAAAACCGCCCGGCAAATTCTGTTCGATCAGTATCAACGCCACTTCGCGCGGGTTCCGACTGCGCAGCCCGTGACCATCGTGGAGATCGATGAGGAGACGCTAGCGAGCGTCGGCCAATGGCCGTGGCCGCGAAATCGGCTCGCAGGCCTGGTCGATGCCATTGCAGCACTGAAACCGCTGGCGATCGGTCTCGACATCTACATGCCGGAGCCGGATCAGACCTCGCCCGACAAGGTGGCCGCCAATCTGCCGGAAACGGCTGCGGCGCTTGCCGCCGGCTTGCGGGCGCTGCCGAGTCACGAGGCCGTTCTTGCCAGATCGTTGCACGCGGCGCCGACCATATTGGGGGCCGCGCCGCTCGATCACGCAACCCTCGCCGCCAGTACCGATCTGCGCAGCGCGCCGATCCTCGTGCATGGCGCCGATCCACTCGACTATGTGCAACGGTTCGACTATGTGCTCGCCAGCTTGCCGGAATTGCAGGCGGCGGCTCACGGACAGGCGATGCTCAGTGTGGCGCTCGAACAAGGCGTGGTCCGGCATATCCCGCTCATGATGGGTTTGCGGGAGAAGCTGGTCCCCAGTCTGCCGATGGAAATGCTCCGCCTCGCCACGGGATCATCGGCAATCGACGTCTTTGCCGACGCATCGGGCGTGCAGGCGGTGGGCGTCGCGGACGTGCAGGTGCCCACGCAACCCGCCGGCGACATCTGGTTGCATTTCGCGTCCATTCGCTCGACGCTGAGCCGCTACGTGTCGGCGCGCGACGTCCTGCAGGGCACAGTCGATCCGGACCGGATCCGGAACAAACTGGTGCTGGTCGGCCTGACTGGCACCGGCGTGACCGACATGCGCACGACCCCGCTGGGGGAACTGGTGCCGGGCATCGAGATTCAGGCGCAAGTCATCGAGACGATTGTCGAGGGACGTTTCCTGCGCCGGCCCACCTGGTTGAAATGGGCGGAAAGCGCCTTCATCATGACGTTCGGGCTGCTGATCATCTGGTATGTGCCACGGCGCCAGTCGCGGCTTGCGGTGTTCATACGAGCGGTCCCCAAGGGTTCCACCGTTCTGGGCTTACTCCTGCATCTGCTGAATGTTTTGTGCTGCTTCTTTATTTTTGTTCATTTTGGGCTGCTGGTCGATGCGGCCTCGATTTTTATTATCCTGTCCGCCGTCATGGGCTGCTTTCTCACGCCCGCGTTGCTTCATGCCGATGAACAAGGCAGAACAGAAACCACGCAAGCGCGGGAGCGTGAAGCAGGCGACGATCGCACCGGCAAGGCGCCGGGGCCTTGAGGGAGACTCTGATCATCGTGCGTGGGTTATCCGCAAAAACACTCATGCGGGGTAGTGCAAGTCGAGCGCGCCCGCCTGAACGATGTCGGGTTGCAGCGCATCCGGCTGCAATTCTACGAGTCATCCAGGCGAGCACGAAGCCTCATTATTCCATCGAATCATGGCGGCTGGGTGACCGCCTATGTTGATGCGATGCGGGTGAAATTCACGTGGTGCACGCAAGGCGAACGCGGGCCGTTATGGCTTTGCTGCCCGGAGACGGTTTCATCAGCGAGAGAAGCGGATTCCGGTATCGGCTGCCTGGTCGTAGTCGCTGGGCAGTCTTGACGCGCCGTTGGATGCCATGGTGAGGACTTCAACGATCCCCTTCGTGGAAACACTGACTGGCAGATTGGCCACCGCCGCGATCTTCACCCAGGTACAACGCGTAATTTCGTTGCTGGGCACCGGGTGTTCGCCATCGGCTATCGTTGCAGCGAATACATGGTGACAGGTGTGTGTGCCCGTAAAGCCGAATATGTACCGCATGTCCATTGCGCGAAGGCGGGTCTCTTCCATCAACTCGCGCATTGCGGTTTCGCGAAGATCTTCCCCCGCCGCAGGCTTGCCGCCGGGCAGCGACCAGCGCGAGCCTTCCCGGCTGACCAGGAGGATTCGCCTGCCGACCTGGCAGACAACAGTCGCTCGTTGCTTCACGGTGTCTCTCATGTTTTTTCGCCGCGTTGTGCAAAGCACGCCGCATGCCTGAACCTGGATCTGGCGATGCGGGTGCAACACTGCGGTCACTATCGTCGGGACAGCGGCAGAATCTCCGCGCCATGCCGCCCGTCCGGGCCAAGGACGGTGCAACCACCGATCGTCGTTTTAAAGTGTGACAATATTGTGGCGCCGGTGCGGCGGCGGAGGTCACTTGCAGCGTGGCGACGACGATCGAAGCTTGTCCTCTACGCAAGCCTTACCTGATCGCCAGCGCGACCATCGATCTCAAGGTAACTCCGGGAAATGCGGTCTGCGCGGGCCAGGCTCGATCGGCGCCGCGGCAAATTGAATTCACGCGACGTCGGTCGTGAGCCGGTCGCGTGCGCCGCTAACGGCGAGACTTTGTAGTGCTTGACTCCCGTCCGCGCGGGCGGCGTCCTCAACCGCGAAGGTTGTTTCGCTAAAGGCGATCAGTTTGAATCCGCTTCCCTTCGCGCGCGGGACGGTGATGCCCCAATGCCAGCCTCCGGCCTGTTCGAAGACATGCAATGCAGGGACGGTTGGAGTGTGTGAAGACTGAGAAGTCGTCATGGCGCATGCTCCCGTCATATTGCGACCGTGGGTGCACAATTGCAGTTGCCCTGTCTTGAGTCTACAGGTATTTTGCTGCGCTGCAATATGCCGACCGTGGTAAAAATGTCAAATCATGTAACGTCATGTTTTTGAAAAGATTCGCCTCTCACCGAGATGTGCGAACATAAATTGACGGGATTTCGATCCAACATGGTCCACGGGGGGCTCCATGCGTAGCCATTCGCTCATTTGGGCAGCGGTGCCGCACAATAGTGACGGCGTCGTCTTTCAGATTCGCATCGTCCACGGACTTCAACGTTTCCACGTTTCGCGCCGCGCGCTCGAAGATGTGTTCGAGCTCGAACGCGGCGCTTCGGACGCGAAACAATTGGAGCATTTCTATCTGTGTCTGACACGCATTCTGGCACGAGCCAGCGCGAAGCGTTCGATTGCCGGTCCAGACACGGTTCCACTTCGGGCCGCCGATTTCACCGCGACGCGCGAGGAGCAGTTCACTTCGAGCCGGCAAGCGATGGCACGCAGTGCGGCTTGAGCGACGGCACTGAGGTGGCTGCGTCTACAGCCAGCGCCAGATGCCCGCAGCCCAACCGGTGAGCGGGATATGAGCCCAGGTCGCCGCGAGCCAGACGACGAGTCCGCCCAACAGCGCGTGCATGCCGAACCCGCCCAACCGCGCGCGGCCGGCGGCGATCGCCGCGAACGGCAGATAGCTCGTCTTCGCCTCCCACGCGAGCCAGAGATCGGGCTGAAGCTGCTCCTTCTTCCGGTCTTGCAGCGCGGCGCCGACGAGCGCGAGAATCACCATGGCCGCCGCAAGGATGATGTTCCTGGCCACAGGGAACACGGCGATGTGGCACAGCCCCCAAAGCGCGAACGACCACATCATCGGGTGGCGCGTTACGGCGAAGACGCCGCGGGCCGAGTCGGGAAACGAGCCGGGCCGGCCGCCGGTGGGCAGCGCCGGGTTGCGGATCAGGGAACCCGTCAGGAGGATCGACGCGATCAGCATGATCACGGTCGC
The nucleotide sequence above comes from Paraburkholderia sp. FT54. Encoded proteins:
- a CDS encoding OmpA family protein, whose protein sequence is MKAAIRRHGLAFAAAFVMLAWLAACSTPDKIILLPDPDGKVGAVVVHSATAEQTIDKAYAGVDVSKGGTIEKTLDSQSSVQARYGELLAARPPRPMTFTIFFLFDSATELAPESSATVKKLKAVLATWPAPQLVVVGHTDLAGSQEFNDRLSMQRAQTVATFLIKQGIPPQQIETAARGKREPLVPTADGVPHRMNRRAVITIQ
- a CDS encoding CHASE2 domain-containing protein, whose amino-acid sequence is MKRYFDPWLARIRHLLKTAQGRPVALALLFGLSLLNLTSEWPSDIPRPAFVDTLDAALPDSFKTARQILFDQYQRHFARVPTAQPVTIVEIDEETLASVGQWPWPRNRLAGLVDAIAALKPLAIGLDIYMPEPDQTSPDKVAANLPETAAALAAGLRALPSHEAVLARSLHAAPTILGAAPLDHATLAASTDLRSAPILVHGADPLDYVQRFDYVLASLPELQAAAHGQAMLSVALEQGVVRHIPLMMGLREKLVPSLPMEMLRLATGSSAIDVFADASGVQAVGVADVQVPTQPAGDIWLHFASIRSTLSRYVSARDVLQGTVDPDRIRNKLVLVGLTGTGVTDMRTTPLGELVPGIEIQAQVIETIVEGRFLRRPTWLKWAESAFIMTFGLLIIWYVPRRQSRLAVFIRAVPKGSTVLGLLLHLLNVLCCFFIFVHFGLLVDAASIFIILSAVMGCFLTPALLHADEQGRTETTQAREREAGDDRTGKAPGP
- a CDS encoding NUDIX domain-containing protein; its protein translation is MRDTVKQRATVVCQVGRRILLVSREGSRWSLPGGKPAAGEDLRETAMRELMEETRLRAMDMRYIFGFTGTHTCHHVFAATIADGEHPVPSNEITRCTWVKIAAVANLPVSVSTKGIVEVLTMASNGASRLPSDYDQAADTGIRFSR
- a CDS encoding NnrU family protein: MGSTSAVAAAALAFVGSHFLLSHPLRRPLVRAIGETGFQGVYSLVAFLTLGWLIVAYGKAPLSPPLWPVGDWLWAVATVIMLIASILLTGSLIRNPALPTGGRPGSFPDSARGVFAVTRHPMMWSFALWGLCHIAVFPVARNIILAAAMVILALVGAALQDRKKEQLQPDLWLAWEAKTSYLPFAAIAAGRARLGGFGMHALLGGLVVWLAATWAHIPLTGWAAGIWRWL